A stretch of the Candidatus Jettenia sp. AMX2 genome encodes the following:
- a CDS encoding antibiotic biosynthesis monooxygenase, which yields MITLFIRHKVKDYAAWKRVYDAYDRKGDGCTRATVHRDPDYPNLVVVTESFPDLATARAHASSEKLKAAMGQAGVASQPEFWFSEDVEDVSY from the coding sequence ATGATCACGTTGTTCATTCGGCACAAGGTAAAGGATTACGCGGCCTGGAAACGGGTCTACGACGCGTACGACCGGAAGGGTGACGGCTGTACCCGGGCCACGGTACACCGCGACCCGGACTACCCCAACCTGGTAGTGGTGACGGAGAGCTTTCCCGACCTTGCCACCGCCAGGGCCCACGCCAGCTCGGAGAAGCTGAAGGCCGCTATGGGGCAGGCTGGGGTCGCGAGTCAGCCTGAGTTCTGGTTCTCCGAAGATGTGGAGGACGTGAGCTATTAA
- a CDS encoding sulfite exporter TauE/SafE family protein has translation MNLPNIALHPTRARCGLFRVFDFRGGRGRVSFRVGHHDLRFLDHLFNIKTRIRMTAYFSVSGVETWLWLPPLVAFVISFFSSMAGISGAFLLLPFQMSVLNFTSPSVSSTNLVFNLVATPSGIWCYAKEGRMAWPLTWIIVLGTLPGVIIGYYVRILYLPDPGQFKLFAGCVLLYIGYRLLSEFAPWKVKSYSTLDEKFKTQARQASGFSAGLNADATIRVKHISLRMVKYDFWGETFSFSTPGMFMLAFVVGIIGGIYGIGGGAIIAPFCVAIFGLPVYTVAGAALAGTLATSVVGVVAYSVLPAPAGLPTRPDWLLGLLFGIGGIAGMYLGVRFQKFVPQTVLKMLLGGILLLLALQYIAASLR, from the coding sequence ATGAACCTGCCTAACATTGCGCTCCACCCGACCCGCGCCCGCTGCGGGCTGTTTCGTGTTTTCGATTTTCGTGGTGGGCGCGGGCGGGTGAGCTTCCGCGTTGGGCATCATGATCTACGTTTCCTTGATCATCTGTTTAATATCAAAACAAGAATAAGGATGACCGCATATTTTTCTGTTTCAGGCGTTGAGACATGGCTGTGGCTGCCACCGCTGGTGGCTTTTGTTATTTCATTCTTCAGCTCAATGGCAGGCATTTCGGGTGCATTTCTGCTGCTGCCTTTTCAGATGAGCGTCTTGAATTTCACGAGTCCTTCAGTAAGCTCGACTAATCTGGTGTTTAATCTGGTTGCCACCCCCAGTGGTATCTGGTGCTATGCCAAGGAAGGTCGTATGGCATGGCCGCTAACCTGGATTATTGTGCTCGGAACGCTGCCTGGAGTTATCATCGGTTATTATGTGCGCATTTTGTACCTGCCTGATCCGGGTCAGTTCAAGCTGTTTGCCGGGTGCGTCCTGCTCTATATCGGTTATCGTCTTCTTTCCGAGTTTGCCCCGTGGAAAGTTAAGTCGTATTCGACGCTGGATGAGAAATTCAAGACGCAGGCCAGACAGGCTTCGGGATTTTCAGCAGGCCTGAATGCTGATGCAACGATTCGAGTCAAACATATTTCTCTTAGGATGGTGAAATACGACTTCTGGGGAGAAACTTTCTCCTTCAGTACACCAGGCATGTTCATGCTGGCATTTGTGGTCGGTATTATCGGCGGGATATATGGTATTGGTGGTGGCGCTATCATTGCGCCTTTTTGTGTCGCCATCTTCGGACTGCCTGTCTACACTGTTGCTGGTGCCGCCCTTGCGGGAACACTTGCAACATCGGTTGTTGGCGTGGTTGCGTATAGCGTACTGCCGGCGCCAGCAGGGTTACCTACCCGTCCCGACTGGTTATTGGGATTGTTGTTCGGCATCGGCGGTATCGCCGGTATGTATCTGGGGGTGCGCTTTCAGAAGTTTGTGCCGCAAACCGTGCTTAAGATGCTTCTGGGAGGAATCCTGCTGCTTCTGGCGTTGCAATATATTGCAGCGTCCTTGCGTTAA
- a CDS encoding MFS transporter, giving the protein MQITEQHRKIADFFGLKKSIVAVLSMVILVGMGEKMAERFLPLYLIALGGGTFSIGLLNGLDNLLSALYSLPGGYASDKLGHKKALFLFNLIAMAGYAVVIALPYWQAIIIGAILFISWTAISLPATMELVATVLPKNKRTMGISVNSLVRRIPMALGPVIGGALIGIYGETTGIHIAFIVALVLAGVSLIIQQTMIDDTPKVQKENNSAQNGVALITPQLRNLLVSDILIRFAEQIPYAFVVIWCVSINKITPLQFGILTTIEMVTAVLVYIPVAYLADKSTKKPFVVTTFVFFTIFPLVLLVAQSFWVMVIAFVIRGLKEFGEPTRKALIMDLAPDGRKAATFGIYYLIRDVIVSIAAFGGALLWDSSTAKLIIDTIGIGQSLLPFFNAVTSPATNFLVAFGFGLIGTLYFAFFGQDLGYAPIPQNKKE; this is encoded by the coding sequence ATGCAAATCACCGAACAGCATAGAAAAATAGCCGATTTTTTCGGTCTCAAAAAAAGTATTGTTGCCGTGCTTTCAATGGTTATTTTGGTTGGCATGGGCGAAAAAATGGCAGAGCGTTTTTTGCCGCTTTATCTTATCGCTTTAGGCGGGGGAACTTTTTCAATTGGCTTATTAAATGGCTTGGATAATTTATTAAGCGCACTTTATTCGCTCCCTGGGGGATATGCCAGCGACAAATTAGGTCATAAAAAAGCCTTGTTTCTATTCAACTTAATTGCAATGGCTGGTTATGCGGTCGTAATTGCATTGCCCTACTGGCAAGCCATCATCATTGGCGCAATTCTTTTCATATCTTGGACTGCAATTTCCCTGCCTGCAACAATGGAATTGGTAGCAACTGTTTTACCAAAAAATAAGCGCACAATGGGCATATCGGTAAATTCATTGGTTCGCCGTATTCCTATGGCTTTGGGGCCCGTTATCGGCGGTGCGCTAATTGGAATATATGGGGAAACAACGGGTATTCATATTGCTTTTATTGTCGCGTTGGTATTGGCGGGCGTGTCGCTTATTATTCAACAAACGATGATTGACGATACGCCAAAGGTTCAAAAAGAAAATAACTCGGCGCAAAATGGGGTTGCTTTGATTACGCCACAACTGCGTAATTTGTTGGTCTCTGATATTTTGATACGCTTTGCAGAACAAATCCCTTATGCTTTTGTCGTTATTTGGTGCGTGAGCATCAACAAGATTACGCCATTACAATTTGGCATATTAACAACAATCGAAATGGTCACGGCGGTTTTGGTTTATATCCCTGTGGCATATCTAGCAGACAAGAGTACCAAGAAGCCGTTTGTAGTAACAACTTTTGTATTTTTTACGATATTCCCATTGGTGTTACTTGTAGCGCAATCTTTTTGGGTAATGGTTATTGCTTTTGTCATTCGGGGATTGAAAGAATTTGGCGAGCCAACCCGTAAAGCCTTGATAATGGATTTAGCCCCCGACGGCAGGAAGGCGGCAACCTTTGGTATTTATTATCTCATCCGTGATGTTATCGTATCCATTGCCGCTTTCGGCGGCGCATTGCTTTGGGATTCGTCCACAGCCAAACTCATTATTGATACAATCGGTATAGGTCAGTCTCTTTTACCTTTCTTCAATGCCGTCACTTCACCTGCAACAAATTTCCTTGTTGCTTTTGGCTTTGGCTTAATAGGCACGTTATACTTTGCTTTTTTCGGGCAAGATTTAGGCTATGCCCCAATTCCACAAAACAAAAAGGAGTAA
- a CDS encoding chromate resistance protein, translating to MKWVTRSHVHVDRVACPWLISRFVDSEAEFIYVAKNQVEQVVKETGAIPYDVPNVELGHKDGKCSFESIIEKYGLTDPALLRLAKIVHAADIESELQTDPIAIGLEAIATGFSIRFPDDLENLERQIEVYDALYAWCRLQIANES from the coding sequence ATGAAATGGGTAACTCGTTCTCACGTTCACGTTGACCGCGTTGCGTGTCCCTGGCTTATCAGCCGCTTTGTTGATTCGGAAGCCGAATTTATCTACGTTGCTAAAAATCAAGTTGAACAGGTAGTAAAAGAAACGGGCGCGATTCCGTATGACGTTCCCAATGTTGAACTTGGACACAAAGACGGTAAATGTTCATTTGAATCCATTATCGAAAAGTATGGATTGACTGACCCCGCCTTACTTCGGCTTGCTAAAATTGTCCATGCCGCAGATATTGAAAGCGAACTTCAAACAGACCCAATTGCTATCGGTTTGGAAGCCATTGCAACAGGATTCAGCATCCGATTTCCTGATGATTTAGAAAATCTGGAAAGACAGATTGAAGTGTACGACGCTTTATACGCATGGTGTCGGTTGCAAATAGCAAACGAGTCTTAA
- a CDS encoding HigA family addiction module antitoxin: MVRIPTHREPAHPGELLLEEFLNPMGITQRELAEKIHVPYQRVNEIINKRRGITPSTALRLAKLFGVSEDFWMNLQLRWDLYRAKRNESNALKEIRPLKLRGVE, encoded by the coding sequence ATGGTTAGGATACCAACACATCGAGAGCCGGCACACCCCGGAGAATTGCTACTTGAGGAGTTTCTTAATCCTATGGGAATCACCCAGAGAGAATTAGCTGAAAAAATACATGTTCCCTATCAGAGAGTAAATGAAATTATCAATAAAAGACGTGGCATTACACCAAGTACAGCATTAAGGCTTGCAAAATTATTTGGTGTTTCAGAGGATTTCTGGATGAACCTTCAGTTGCGTTGGGATTTATATAGAGCAAAACGAAATGAATCCAATGCATTGAAGGAAATCAGGCCTTTAAAGCTGAGAGGAGTGGAATAA
- a CDS encoding AAA family ATPase, giving the protein MRIDRLDLLAYGPFTDQSLDLTGGNSGLHLIYGDNEAGKSTSLRALIAWLFGIPARTNDNFLHSNSQLRIGGQLRLADGSTLEFTRKKGNKDTLLKYGTNESLDDVSLVPFIPPSIDENLFTKLWGIDRERLIAGGRELLEQSGDLGQALFSAAVGTANLREVLTAMQNNADEIFKSRGSRSVLNQAIASYKEAQKRIKDATLPVSDWKRLQKDLSETKAAIEKIEKGIETKCKVKSRLERVNRVRGAIAQRRSVLEKIQALGQVYLLPEDCEEKRKAASSNLQAACETKERLEAKLLRLKGESESLNIRNDLLENEETILALHKELGAVEKTLKDRPQQDGKRRLLRNEAEIILKTVRPDVGMDQADDLRPLLNNKKRISGLAQKHSLLVQNKEQAESSIRDIEDERKSLQSALDNNTESDINLKELKAVIAAARKSGNLEQRLAGAQKQVSVGNEVCQDELARLGKFKGTVDSVLKLSLPVSATLDQFEKENDNLLEESKTTARKKLEAEDEKRQAEQDLKALLLQHDVPTLFDLETSRDVRNSGWRLIKRKYIEQTDVAESELSEYARDGDLPSTYEKKVESADHISDRLRMEADQVVKRAELESKIETLQSRIDDLLGNFENVKARQNDFQTRWSAIWEPLKTEAGTPREMKQWLLRVENLIEKIQTAKSYSTNEKNLAEECEQLKKSVSNQISKFDSSIETQGMSLESLISLCEQRVEEEEAVREKRRRIGHSLSESEIRLKRKQDELKSIEVELSGWTQEWGKAIEGLGLKADVHPEHAGETFDNLLSFFDKNDKSEELRKRIYGMDQVKEKFEEKVFGFADSIEYKREGLEASAIAAQLNNDLNSAREARASLTKIKDQLEEIKQEIEDADITIRNSKDQLAALRAQAKVETDEELVAAAEKSQNKRDLQKRLDMLEQELSRNGDGLSIEELEKEVEESEIDAIGGELEKVSGELKDLHGERDNLRDCRQTLQNEINAKDGSAIAANASEEAEQHLAGIASNAEQYLRLQTAALILKQRIENYRKTNQAPVLARAGELFSKLTLGSYVGLRDELDDSGKPILIGVRPDDQEVAVEGMSDGSRDQLYLSLRLATLEQHLSKGDPMPFVVDDILIGFDDNRTRVCLEVLAELASSTQVLLFTHHRRVIELAKPIDTKAGIFIHQISKENVTES; this is encoded by the coding sequence ATGAGAATTGACCGCCTTGACCTGCTTGCTTACGGCCCGTTTACGGATCAATCGTTAGACCTTACTGGTGGCAACTCCGGATTACATCTAATCTACGGTGACAACGAAGCGGGTAAAAGTACCTCGCTTCGAGCCCTTATCGCCTGGCTATTTGGTATTCCCGCCAGGACCAACGACAATTTCTTGCATTCGAATTCGCAGCTTCGAATCGGGGGGCAGTTGCGACTTGCAGATGGCTCAACCCTTGAATTTACAAGAAAAAAGGGAAATAAGGATACATTGCTGAAGTACGGTACCAACGAATCGCTGGACGATGTTTCTCTGGTACCGTTCATTCCCCCAAGCATTGACGAAAACCTATTTACAAAGCTTTGGGGAATCGATCGTGAAAGACTGATCGCTGGAGGCCGTGAACTGCTGGAGCAGTCCGGAGATCTTGGTCAGGCTCTTTTTAGTGCTGCCGTTGGGACTGCAAATCTACGGGAGGTTTTGACTGCGATGCAAAACAATGCGGACGAGATTTTCAAATCTCGGGGTTCCAGGTCGGTCTTAAACCAGGCAATCGCCAGCTATAAGGAAGCCCAGAAAAGAATAAAAGACGCGACCTTGCCTGTTTCTGACTGGAAGAGACTACAAAAAGATCTATCAGAGACGAAGGCGGCCATTGAGAAAATCGAAAAAGGCATTGAAACAAAATGCAAGGTGAAAAGTCGCCTGGAGAGGGTTAACCGCGTAAGGGGAGCCATAGCTCAGCGCCGGAGTGTTCTGGAAAAAATTCAAGCGCTGGGTCAGGTGTATCTGTTGCCTGAAGATTGTGAGGAAAAGAGAAAAGCCGCCAGCAGCAATCTTCAAGCTGCCTGTGAGACCAAGGAGCGATTAGAAGCAAAGCTACTTCGCTTAAAAGGAGAATCAGAATCTTTAAACATTCGAAACGATCTTCTTGAAAATGAAGAGACTATCCTGGCCCTTCACAAGGAGCTTGGAGCCGTCGAGAAGACGCTCAAAGACCGTCCGCAACAAGATGGAAAAAGGCGATTGCTGCGAAACGAAGCCGAAATCATACTCAAAACTGTTCGACCAGATGTCGGTATGGATCAAGCTGACGATTTGCGACCTCTTCTCAATAACAAAAAAAGGATTTCAGGATTGGCCCAAAAGCACAGTTTGTTGGTCCAGAACAAGGAACAGGCGGAATCATCCATTAGAGATATCGAAGACGAACGCAAATCTCTGCAAAGCGCATTAGACAACAATACGGAATCCGACATTAACTTAAAAGAGCTAAAAGCCGTAATTGCTGCAGCCCGTAAATCTGGTAATTTGGAGCAGCGGTTAGCCGGGGCACAAAAACAGGTTTCTGTCGGGAATGAGGTATGCCAGGATGAGCTAGCCAGGTTGGGAAAATTCAAAGGTACCGTTGATTCCGTATTAAAACTATCCCTGCCTGTATCTGCGACGTTGGATCAGTTCGAAAAAGAAAATGACAACCTGCTGGAAGAATCCAAAACTACAGCTCGAAAAAAGCTGGAAGCCGAAGATGAGAAAAGGCAGGCAGAACAAGATTTGAAGGCGCTTTTACTTCAACATGATGTGCCAACCCTTTTTGATTTGGAAACGTCGCGAGATGTCCGAAATTCCGGTTGGCGGTTGATCAAACGCAAGTATATCGAACAGACCGATGTTGCTGAAAGCGAGCTTTCTGAATACGCCCGGGATGGTGATTTACCGTCTACCTACGAAAAGAAGGTCGAGTCTGCTGACCACATATCTGATCGCCTCCGAATGGAAGCCGACCAGGTCGTTAAGCGGGCAGAGTTAGAATCAAAGATAGAAACTCTCCAATCGCGAATTGATGATCTCCTGGGAAATTTCGAAAATGTAAAAGCAAGACAAAATGATTTTCAGACAAGGTGGTCTGCTATCTGGGAGCCGCTGAAGACAGAGGCTGGGACCCCGAGAGAGATGAAGCAGTGGCTACTGAGAGTGGAGAACCTTATTGAAAAAATCCAAACAGCCAAAAGCTACTCAACAAATGAGAAAAATCTCGCTGAAGAGTGCGAACAATTGAAAAAAAGCGTTTCAAATCAAATATCCAAATTCGATTCATCTATAGAAACTCAGGGAATGAGCCTCGAATCCCTGATCTCGTTGTGTGAACAGCGGGTCGAGGAAGAGGAAGCTGTTCGCGAAAAACGACGCCGGATTGGACATTCACTCAGCGAATCTGAAATTCGACTAAAGAGAAAACAGGATGAGTTGAAGTCAATCGAGGTGGAGCTGTCAGGCTGGACGCAGGAATGGGGTAAGGCAATAGAAGGTCTTGGTCTGAAGGCAGACGTCCATCCGGAGCATGCCGGTGAAACATTCGACAACCTGTTGTCTTTCTTTGACAAAAACGACAAGTCTGAAGAATTACGCAAACGAATTTATGGGATGGATCAGGTTAAAGAGAAATTCGAAGAAAAGGTATTCGGGTTTGCCGACAGCATTGAGTACAAACGAGAAGGGCTAGAGGCATCAGCGATTGCCGCTCAATTGAATAACGATCTAAACTCGGCACGTGAAGCCCGGGCAAGCTTGACCAAAATAAAAGACCAGCTCGAAGAAATTAAACAGGAAATCGAGGATGCCGACATTACGATCCGAAATTCAAAAGATCAGTTGGCCGCTTTGAGGGCTCAGGCCAAGGTCGAAACCGATGAAGAACTGGTGGCCGCTGCTGAGAAATCGCAAAACAAACGCGACCTCCAGAAGCGTTTGGATATGCTCGAACAAGAACTCAGTCGAAATGGCGATGGCCTGAGCATTGAAGAGTTGGAAAAAGAGGTAGAAGAATCGGAGATTGATGCCATCGGGGGTGAACTTGAAAAAGTCTCCGGTGAGCTGAAGGATCTTCATGGCGAACGGGACAACTTAAGGGATTGCCGGCAGACCCTTCAAAATGAAATCAATGCGAAGGACGGCAGCGCCATTGCTGCAAATGCATCGGAAGAGGCAGAACAGCACCTCGCCGGTATAGCTTCAAATGCCGAACAATATCTTCGTCTGCAGACCGCCGCACTTATCCTCAAACAACGAATCGAAAACTACCGAAAGACAAACCAGGCACCGGTCCTGGCCAGAGCAGGCGAATTATTCTCCAAGCTTACCTTAGGTTCCTACGTGGGACTCCGCGACGAATTGGATGACTCTGGTAAGCCAATCTTAATAGGCGTGCGCCCCGACGACCAAGAGGTTGCCGTCGAAGGAATGAGCGATGGTTCACGCGATCAGCTCTATCTCTCGCTACGTCTGGCCACGCTTGAACAACATTTAAGCAAGGGGGATCCCATGCCTTTTGTCGTGGACGATATTCTCATTGGCTTTGACGACAACCGTACTCGCGTCTGCTTGGAGGTTCTTGCGGAGTTGGCATCAAGTACCCAGGTGCTTCTTTTCACCCATCACAGAAGAGTCATTGAACTGGCAAAGCCAATTGACACGAAAGCGGGGATTTTCATACATCAGATTAGCAAAGAAAATGTTACAGAAAGCTAA
- a CDS encoding DNA repair exonuclease: protein MFKFIHSADIHLDSPLRGLSRYESAPAESIRDACRRAFENLVDLAIEEEVAFVLLAGDLYDGDWKDYSTGIFLSKQMGRLGQHNIRVFAVSGNHDAANQMTKSLDSPSNMRIFSPKKVETVKLDDLGVAIHGRSFPTQHVYENLASGFCSAEKGLFNIGLLHTSLDGREGHAIYAPCSLDDLRSKGYQYWALGHIHKQEIVVEEPYVIFPGCIQGRHIREAGAKGCVLVSVDDGSVAEIEKVPLDVLRWCLCDIDLTDVDENREVLERVRKSIEQERTLAEDRPLAMRIRLQGATKIADELAAYPDRLEQQVKALGAETAGDNVWIERVENATIGKLDLESTLADDNALGRLLKEILNIANGTDEIDGLNEKIAELRQKAPSEAFGDDSILNLDDKQTVHRIVEEAKHMLIGRLLTVGGAK from the coding sequence ATGTTCAAATTCATTCATTCAGCCGATATTCATTTAGACAGTCCGTTACGCGGGTTATCGCGATACGAATCTGCTCCAGCCGAGTCTATTCGGGATGCTTGTCGGCGAGCTTTTGAAAATCTGGTGGACCTCGCGATAGAGGAGGAAGTTGCATTTGTCCTATTGGCCGGTGATCTGTATGACGGCGACTGGAAAGACTACAGCACCGGCATATTTCTAAGCAAGCAGATGGGACGGCTGGGACAGCACAACATCCGGGTATTCGCTGTGTCTGGAAATCACGATGCAGCAAATCAAATGACGAAATCACTGGATAGCCCCTCCAATATGAGGATTTTTTCTCCAAAGAAAGTTGAAACAGTCAAATTGGACGACTTGGGTGTGGCGATTCATGGACGTAGCTTTCCAACCCAACATGTATACGAAAATTTGGCTTCGGGCTTCTGCTCTGCCGAAAAGGGACTGTTCAATATAGGGCTTTTACACACAAGCCTCGACGGCCGTGAGGGCCATGCTATTTATGCGCCATGCTCATTGGATGACCTTCGTTCCAAGGGCTACCAATATTGGGCATTGGGGCATATACACAAACAAGAAATTGTCGTAGAAGAACCGTACGTTATCTTTCCCGGATGCATCCAGGGCCGCCATATTCGCGAAGCTGGTGCAAAGGGTTGTGTACTTGTCTCTGTGGATGACGGTTCCGTTGCTGAAATAGAAAAAGTTCCACTGGATGTTCTGCGGTGGTGTCTGTGCGATATCGATTTAACTGACGTCGATGAGAACCGCGAGGTTTTAGAACGTGTCCGGAAAAGCATCGAACAGGAACGAACTCTTGCTGAAGATAGACCCCTTGCTATGCGGATACGATTGCAAGGCGCTACTAAAATAGCGGATGAACTTGCTGCCTACCCTGACAGGCTCGAACAGCAAGTGAAAGCCCTCGGTGCTGAAACTGCCGGGGACAATGTGTGGATAGAGCGAGTAGAGAATGCAACCATCGGCAAACTCGATTTGGAATCAACGTTGGCAGATGACAACGCTTTGGGGAGATTACTGAAGGAGATATTGAATATCGCCAATGGCACTGACGAAATTGATGGATTGAACGAAAAAATTGCAGAACTCAGACAAAAGGCGCCATCCGAGGCATTTGGCGATGACTCCATTTTAAACCTGGATGACAAACAAACCGTCCATCGAATTGTTGAAGAAGCAAAGCATATGTTGATCGGCAGGTTACTGACGGTAGGAGGTGCGAAATGA
- a CDS encoding type II toxin-antitoxin system HicB family antitoxin, which translates to MKLKVIVHEAEEGGYWAEVPSIPGCATQGETFEELLSNIYEAVEGCLSVDIKDVEITEKDRVLEIAV; encoded by the coding sequence ATGAAACTCAAAGTAATTGTTCATGAAGCGGAAGAAGGAGGCTATTGGGCCGAAGTTCCTTCCATTCCAGGTTGTGCCACTCAAGGTGAGACGTTCGAAGAACTTCTCAGCAACATCTACGAGGCTGTGGAGGGTTGCTTGTCCGTGGACATAAAAGACGTCGAGATAACAGAGAAGGATAGGGTTCTGGAGATTGCGGTATGA
- a CDS encoding exonuclease domain-containing protein, with translation MNFVALDVETANADISSICQIGIAKFEDNKLIDEWCSLIDPEDYFDPINIYIHGIAETDVEGSPKIHEVAQKIYGYLDGVLTVCHTHFDRVSISKAFDKYDIRIPKPKWLDTARVARRTWNEVSWSGYGLKNVCELIGYEFKHHNALEDAKASGHILIAAIAKTGLGIEDWLKRVKQPIDPSNISTGGAIRREGNPKGVLYGENLVFTGALTIRRIDAADLAAQIGCNVESGVTKKTTILVVGDQDVTKLAGKEKSSKHQKAERLITKGQQIRILRESDFKELVNNAEDIA, from the coding sequence TTGAACTTTGTAGCACTTGATGTTGAAACAGCAAATGCAGATATTTCCTCCATCTGTCAAATCGGCATTGCTAAATTCGAAGATAATAAACTCATTGACGAATGGTGCTCTTTAATTGATCCAGAAGATTATTTTGATCCAATAAACATTTATATTCACGGAATAGCAGAAACAGATGTTGAGGGATCCCCTAAGATTCATGAGGTTGCACAAAAAATATACGGATATCTCGATGGCGTATTAACTGTATGCCATACTCACTTTGACAGAGTTTCCATTAGTAAAGCTTTTGATAAATACGACATTAGAATACCTAAACCAAAATGGTTGGATACTGCAAGGGTTGCTCGTCGAACATGGAATGAAGTTTCATGGAGCGGATATGGATTAAAAAATGTCTGTGAATTAATTGGCTATGAATTTAAACACCATAATGCGCTGGAGGATGCAAAAGCTTCTGGACATATTTTAATTGCTGCGATAGCCAAAACAGGTTTGGGAATTGAAGATTGGCTTAAGCGAGTAAAACAACCAATTGATCCTTCTAATATTAGCACTGGCGGTGCAATTCGTCGTGAAGGTAATCCTAAAGGAGTGCTTTATGGTGAAAATTTAGTTTTTACAGGGGCGCTGACAATTCGCCGTATAGATGCGGCAGATCTTGCTGCCCAAATAGGATGCAATGTGGAGTCTGGAGTCACAAAAAAAACTACAATTTTAGTTGTTGGTGATCAAGATGTAACAAAGTTAGCTGGGAAGGAAAAAAGCTCAAAGCACCAAAAAGCTGAGCGACTAATTACAAAAGGGCAACAAATCAGAATTTTAAGAGAAAGTGACTTTAAAGAATTAGTGAACAACGCAGAGGACATTGCTTAA
- a CDS encoding type II toxin-antitoxin system HicA family toxin, with amino-acid sequence MKAISGKDFAKLLEKKGWELRRTKGSHHIYAKGGSPTRISVSIHGNSPLKIGLLRHLGDGEEAMLGDPGFETARSTGNCARTLLGHGTGFLRISEQLERNPGAQWKIEYDL; translated from the coding sequence ATGAAAGCCATTTCAGGGAAGGACTTTGCAAAGCTGCTTGAGAAAAAGGGCTGGGAGTTGCGAAGAACGAAGGGAAGTCATCACATTTACGCAAAAGGGGGGAGTCCGACTCGGATATCTGTATCCATACATGGGAATAGTCCACTAAAGATCGGTTTGTTGAGGCATCTGGGTGACGGAGAAGAAGCGATGCTGGGAGACCCGGGGTTTGAAACGGCACGATCAACTGGCAATTGCGCAAGGACATTACTCGGACACGGGACGGGATTTCTCCGTATATCTGAACAATTGGAGCGCAATCCAGGCGCTCAATGGAAAATAGAATATGACCTCTAA